A segment of the uncultured Desulfobulbus sp. genome:
CGGCCTCGATCACCTTGGAGGCAAGGGCAATGTCATCGGCCGAGGGGGTAAAGACCTCATTGATAACATCAATCTGCGAGGGATGAATGGCCCACTTGCCGTCGCAACCCAGGGCACAGGCCATGATGGCTGAACGACGTAATCCCACCAGATCCTTGAAGTTGCCGAATGGGGCGTCAATGGCCATTCGACCGTAGGATTTGGCATGCATGACCATGTTGCTCAAGGTGAAGTGCCACCGATGTCCGGGGTAGAGCTCTTCCTCCTTTTCGCCGTGGCCGGAAATGGAAACCAGTCGGGCACCGATGGAGGCGGAGTAATCGGCGATACCGAAGACCAGACTGAGGACGCGATCACTGGCATGGGTGATTTTCGAGGCGTTGCGCAGTCCTTCTGCGGTCTCGATCGAGGCCTCGATCCCCACCTGGCGTTCATACATTTTTTCCATCTCAATGCCAGCGAGTAGTCGATCGGCAAAATAGATGTCACCTGCACTGTTGACCTTGGGAATAACGATTGCATCGATGACGTGTCCGGCGTTTTCAGCCACCTCGAGCAGGTCACGGTAGGCAAAGGGCGTGTCCAGGGAGTTTATGCGGACAGTGACCGTCTTCTCTGACCAGTCAAATCCAAGCAAAGAATCGATAACCTGGGTCCTTGCTGAACTTTTTTCGCCAACCGGTACGGAATCTTCCAGGTCAAGCATGATCACGTCGGCATTACTTTGATTGGCCTTACCGTGCATTTTCGTCAAATGACCCGGAACCGACAGGTTGGAACGTCGTGGTTTCATGCAGCCTCCTTATACGAATATCATTGGTTTTTGCGAGTGAATGAAGGGTATCGTGATCCTGAAGATACCAGAGCGAAGGGGATTCCTCCATCAATGTCTGAAAAAACACCAATTATTCCAGCAAAAAAGTGTCGTTCTTGAGGCCAGCTCCATGAACGAATCCTTTGCGGCATTGTAGTGAAGGAGACGATGGCGGGATGAGAACCGAATGAAGGGGCTTAAAAGCCAAACCATTTCTTTTTCTTTTTCGAACTGTAGTTGGCCACCCGGTTTCGTCCGCCGTTTTTTGCCTCGTAGAGGGCCTCGTCGGCGGCGTTGATAAACTCGTTTTTGTTGAACTCGCCCTGGGCAGGATGGGCGCAGGCAACACCAACGCTGATGGTCACGTGGTAGCTGTTGCAGCCGTCGTCAAAGTCGTGATTTTCAACGGCCTTGCGTATTTTTTCGGCAACGGCAAAGGCCTCCTCCCCCTCTGTTTCCGGAAGAACGAAAACAAACTCCTCGCCACCGTAACGGGCGATGAGATCATACTCGCGAATGACTTCCTTGGTGATGCGGCTGAACTCTTTGAGAATGAAATCACCGGTCTGATGACCGTAGGTGTCATTGAATCTCTTGAAGTGATCGATATCGGCCAGCAGCAGGGAGAGGCAACGGTCGTTGCGGATTGCGCGGTTGATTTCGGAATCAAGAAAATTTTGAAAATAACGATGGTTATTGATTTCGGTCAATCCGTCGAGGTTGGCCAGGTTTTCCAGGAGGCGGTTTTTCTGCGCCAGTTCCTCGGTGAGTTTTTCCAACTCCATCTTGGATTTGATCAGCTCCCGGTTCATCTCTTCGTAGGAGAGGTTGATCAGGCTGAGGCGCAAATTCGCCTCCTGGAGAATTTCCGCCACCGATTTCACCGGGTTGATCTTGATCCCGAAAAACTTGGCGGATTGATCGATGGACTGATCAATCATCTTTAGCACCGTGTTGACACCCAAGACCTTGAGTTGCAGCAGTTCCTTGGCCTCGTTTCGAAACTGTTTGTGATAGACTTCCGGCGTGTCGGAGTAGAAGACCTTGGCAAGTAAGCCCGCAAGGTAGGCGGCGCGAATGGAGTGCTTGAACTTCTGGTTGCCGCCCGGATAGCTTTTGGGCTGATGATGGTATTGGATCGGCAGGAGCAGGCTTTCCGGCAAGCCCCACACCTTGGCGACCTCATAGCCGATCTCCGCATGGGTTATGCCGATCAGTTCCAGTTCGAGCTGATTCTGATCGGTCTTGTCCTGCCCTTTGTCCTGCGATTCATTTTCTTTGAGGCGATCGAGGATCTGGTCGTACTCCTTGGGCAAAGTGGTGGCAAAGATCAACTGGCCGATATTCTGGAGCAGACCGCAGGTAAAGGCTTCTTCCGTATCGGCATTGGGGACCTGTTCAAGAATCAGTTTCGTTCCTGCCGCTTCCACCAGCGAGCGTTCCCAGAACTGCTCAAAATCAAAATGAGATTTTTTTGCCTTATTGCCCAGGGAGAGGAAGGAGAAGCTGAGCACCAGACTGCGCACCGCATTCAAGCCGAGTATGGACACCGCCTGATTGATCGATGCGATCTGTTGCGGGAAGCTGTAAAAAGAGGAGTTGGCCACGCGAAGAATTTTGGTGGAAAGTCCCATATCCTTGCTGATCAGCTCAGCGATATCGTTCAGGGTCGTCTCCTCCTGGGCGGTGAGAACCAACAGTTTGCTGGCGATGATGGGCAAGGTGGGAAGGTTTTTGGAATCGAGAATGGCGGACAGGGCCGCCTCCGAAGCTGCAGTGTTTGCCGACATAGGAGAATCCTGGTGATGGTGTTGGCGAGCACAGGCGGCACGAAAATGCAATGCATTCACCGAGGTTGCGGCCTATGGAAATGTTGGTCATTCTCGAAAAAAGCCTCGAGAATGACGTTTCGAGCTTCGCAAGTTGCCGATTTCACGATGCGTGACATTCAGGCTTTTGACTTTTTACGAAGCCATCATGTTTGGCTTCAGTATATATTTTTTTACGGCGCCATCCAAGCAACTCCGGAGAAAAACATGACCGTGCAGGGGGGGGGGCTGCCTTGCCGTTTGCGGGTGGAGACGGGGGGCGGTTTGGGTGAACTCTTGGTTCAGCTGCCATCCCAGACCCGGTTTGGGTAGGAGCAGGGGTATCCCTTGTAGGTGGTGAATTCCAGAGACTCGCCGCAGGAGGTGATGTATTTGGGCGCCAGAGGAATTTTGCCGCCTCCGCCGGGGGCATCGAGGGCGTAGGTGGGGATGGCCATGCCGGAAATATGTCCGATCAACTGCTCCATGATGGCGATACCGGCATCAATGGTAGTGCGAAAATGGGAGGTGCCCCTGGTCTGATCGATCTGGAAGAGATAGTAGGGTTTGACCCGCATCGCCAGCAGTCCGCGAAAGAGTTCGGCCAGGATCTGGGCCGAATCGTTCACGCCCCGCAAGAGTACGGTTTGACAGCCAAGGGGAATGCCGGCATCGGCAAGAAACCCACAGGCCTGGGCCGCCTCGGGGGTCAGTTCCCGCGGATGATTGAAGTGAGTATTGATGAACAGCGGATGAAAACGGGAGAGCATTCGGGCCAGGTCAGCGGTGATGCGGGAGGGAAGGGTGCAGGGGACACGGGTCCCGATGCGGATCGTTTTTACCGAGGTGATTTGGCGCAGTCGGGTCAGGATATCCTCCAGACGTCGGTCGCTGAGCATGAAGGGGTCCCCACCGGAGAGCAGCACATCGCTGATGGCCGGAGTCTGACGCAGGTAGTCGAGTCCGGCCGCAATGGTTTGCTCGGTGATGCGCATCTCGGTGCGGCCAACCTTGCGCTTGCGGGTGCAGAACCGGCAATAGACCGGGCATTCCGAGCTGATCAAAAACAGAGCCCGATCCGGGTACTTATGGACGAGGTTCGGCACCGGGCTGAGGTTTTCCTCGTCCAGGGGGTCTTCCAGCCCCTGGGGATCGATCAGCTCAAGGGGGGCGGGGATGGCCTGACGCCAGATTGGATCACCCGGCTCCTCAATGAGTCTCTGGTAATAGGGACTGATGCGCACGGGATAGGTTTGCGCTACCTGTTCCACCATGTTCCGGTCAAGGGAAAATCGTCGGCAGAGTGATTCTATGGCTGATTGACTTCCCCCTTGCTCGGGATTGTTGTACAACGTCGTCTGTTCTGTTCTGTGCATGTCCTGGCTCCTGAGTTCATAGAGGCAATACACCAAGTGAGGGAGCCTGCCAAGCAGGATTTGCCGTTGTTGTTAAACCGCACAGCCGCTCGTTTTGCCGAATTTGATGCCTTTTTGAAGTTTGAGCGAAGAGGGAGTATAGTGTATTCTCCTTTTCCCATGTTCACGGTTTCCAAGAAATGCGCCGATTTCTCCTTTTGATCCCAACCTTTATTTTCTGCCTGGTACTCTCCCTGGGAGCAGGCGGCATTCTCGCCTACCGCTCCGGCCTGGAGGCCCTGGCCAAGGACGGCGCCACGCAAATGGAGCTCTACATCTCCTATCTTCGCGGCGTCCTGGAAAAATACGAGGGGCTTCCCGAGTTGCTGGCCACCAACAAACAGTTGGTCAACTTTCTGCAAAATCCGGGAAGCAGGGAGAGGATCAATGCGCTCAACATGTATCTGGAGACGATCAACAACATCAGCGACGCCGCCGATACCTATCTGATGAACCGTGACGGGCTGACCATTGCCGCCTCCAACTGGAACACCCCGAAACCCTTTGTCGGTCGAAATTTCAGCTACCGACCCTATTTTAAACAGGCCATGGAAGGCAAGCTGGGGCGATATTTCGCCCTGGGCACCACCTCCAGTGAACGCGGCTATTATTTCGCCTATCCGGTACGGTACGAGGGCAGTATTCTCGGCGCGGTGGTGATCAAAATCAACATCGATTCGATCGAGGAAAACTGGAGCGATCAGAACGCCAACTTCCTGGTGGTTGATCCCGATGGCATCATCTTCATCACCACCCGGGAGCAGTGGCGATTCAAGACCATGCGGCCCCTTGATCCGCAGGTGCTCCAGCGGTTGGCTGAAACCAGGCGCTACCCCAACGCCTCCCTTGAGCCGATCAAACTGGTCGAAGAACAGAAGGTTGCCCAGGGCAAGCTGATCAAGCTGATGCTGGAGGATGAGGGAAAGGTCAAAACCTTTCTTCAGCAGGAGGCGGCCATGCCCCAGGCCGGCTGGCAGGTGTATACGCTCTCCGAGTTCAAACCGGTGGAAACGCGGGTTATCCTGACCCTGATGAGTATCGTCGGTGTCGGGGGGCTGGCGGCCTTGACCATGTTGTTGTACTGGCAACACCAGCAACAGGTGGCTGAACGGCAGCTGTTTGTCGAAAATAATCGCCGCATGCTCGAAGAGGCCAACGAGAAACTGGAGATTCGCGTCAATGAGCGGACAGCAGCCCTGACCAGCAGCAACGAACAGCTGCGTCAGGAGATCCAGGAACGGCAGAAGACCGAGGAGGAACTGCGCAAGACCCGCCGAGAGTTGATCCATGCCGCCAAACTGGCCGCCCTGGGGCAGATGAGTACGGTCATCACCCACGAGCTCAATCAGCCGCTGGCCGCTATTCGCACCTACACCGACAATGCGGTGCAGTTTCTCGCCAAGGGGCGGGCGGACAATGTGGAGTGGAACCTGGAGCAGATCAAAGAACTGACCGAGCGCATGGGCCAACTCGCCATGCAGCTGAAAATTTTTGCGCGCAAGAGCAGCGGCAAGCTGAACGTGGTGCCGCTGCACGGAGTTGTTGACGGGGCCATGGAGGTGATGGCGCCGATCATCTCCAAGTCCGGAGTCAAGCTGACCATCAACATGCCGCCGGACCTGGAGGGGGTGCGTGCCAATGCAGTGCTGCTGCAGCAGGTCCTGGTGAATCTCCTTGCCAACAGCCTGCAGGCCGTGGCTGATCAGGAGACCAAAGAAATTCGGATCGATGTCAGCCGGGAGGAGGACAAGGTCCTGCTAGGTGTGGAGGATAACGGGCCCGGCATTGACCCGGCCATGGCCCGGCGTATCTTTGAACCCTTTTTCACCACCAAGGATCCCGGAAAGGGATTGGGACTGGGTCTGACCATCTCCGCCCGTATCATGGAGGACATGGGGGGACGCATTCGAGTTGTCCACACCGGGTATGGGGCCTGTTTTGAAATTACGCTCAACACTCAATGATACCGTGATGAACCCACTGAACAAAGTCCTGTTTATTGACGATGAAATGCATATCCGCCAGGCCAACCGCCAGACCCTGGAACTGGCTGATTTCGAGGTCACCTGCCTGGAATCGGCGGAAGAGGCCCTTGCGGTCCTCAGGGAGACCTGGCCCGGGGTGGTGGTGTGCGATATTCGTCTGCCTGGGATGAGCGGCACCGATCTGCAGCGTAAACTGCATGAACAGGATAGCGACTTGCCGGTCATCCTCATCACCGGACATGGCGACGTGTCCACCGCTGTCCAGGCCATGCGTGATGGCGCCTATGATTTTCTCGAAAAGCCCTACTCCTCGGAGCGGTTGGTCAAGACAGTCTCCAAGGCCCTGGAGAAACGCATGCTCACCCTGGAGAACCGGGCGCTGCGTACCGAACTCGAGGCCTACAGCGCCCCGGGGCCTCGTTTCATCGGCATCACCCCGGCCACCCAGACCCTGCGCGCCACCATCGGCCAGATCGCCGACACCGATGCCGATGTGCTCCTGGTGGGAGAGACCGGCACCGGCAAGGAACTGGTTGCCCGTCTTCTCCATGAGCACAGCCGGCGCCGCAATCAGAACTTCGTTGCCATCAACTGTGGCGCGGTGGCAGAGAACATGATTGAAAGCGAGTTGTTTGGTCATGAGGCCGGCGCCTTTACCGATGCCCGCTCCACCCGAATCGGCAAATTTGAACACGCCGATGGCGGTACCCTGCTGCTCGACGAGATCGAAAGCATGCCGATGCAGGTTCAGGTCCATCTGCTGCGGGTCCTGCAGGAGCGCGCAGTTGAGCGCATGGGCTCAAATCGTCTGATTCCGCTCGATCTGCGGGTGGTTGCCGCAGCCAAGGTCGATCTCAAGGAGGCCGCCCGCCAGGGGACCTTTCGCGAGGATTTATACTATCGCCTCAATGTGGTCTGCCTGGAAATTCCACCGCTGCGGGAGCGGCGGGAGGATATTCCCCTCATCTTTCACCACTATCTGCTGGTGGCCAGCCATCGTTATCAAAAAGAGGTGCCCATGCCCAAGCAGGCGCAGGTCAACCTGCTGATGGCCTATGACTGGCCGGGCAATGTGCGCGAGTTGCGCAACCTGGCGGAACGCTACGTGCTGCTCGGTGCACAGTTCAACTGGTCGCTGGAACGGATGATGTCCGGTGGTGGTGCCAAACAGATCACCAGTCTGCCCGATCAGGTGGATGCCTTTGAACGGGCCATTCTCGAGCAGGCCCTGGCCAGTCATAAGGGATGTATCCGCGATGTGATGGCCTCTCTGTCGATCCCCAGGAAAACCCTCTACGACAAGCTGCGCAAGTACGAACTCGATAAAAACGATTTCAAGTAAAGACATTTTTTCCGGAGAAAAAGGAAAGGTCTTGCCTGGCCTTTTGCCCCTTCGATCATACAATTTTCCACCTTCTCTCTCCTCCCCAAGTCCATGCCGCCCAAGCAATTTGGGCCGGTTTTCCCACCTTTTCAAGGGGGGATGGGTGGGTTTCCACCCATGGCAATGGGGGGTGTTCAGGGGCATCTACCCCCTAACTGTTTTTAAACACTCGCCTTCTTGGATTTCTTCCCTGCCTGGATCTCTTTTTGCTATCAAACCGTGATGTCCAAATTCGGTGCCTGCACCGATTTAGAGAGGATTGGACACAATCAGTCCGGATTGCCGGGCTCATTCCATCACAACTTGTTAGGAGGGAGTATGTTCAAGAAGGTTTCCAAAGCATTGTTGGCAACTGCAGTAACAATGGCCCTGGTGGCCGGATCCGCCGTGGCTGGTCCCATTGTCATCAAATTTTCCCACGTCGTGGCTGAGAACACACCCAAAGGTTTGGCTGCCAACAAATTCCGTGACCTGGTCAAAGAAAAGATGGGCGACAAGGTGGTGGTCGAGGTGTATCCGAGCTCCCAGCTTTTCGATGATGACAAGGTCCTGGAAGCGATGATGCTTGGCGACGTCCAGATGGCTGCCCCCGCACTCTCCAAGTTTGATCGATACACCAAAAAACTGCAGATTTTCGATCTGCCCTTCCTGTTCCAGGACATGGAAGCCGTCAATCGCTTCCAGCAGGGAGAGGATGGCCAGAAATTGTTGAACTCCATGAGCAAAAAAGGGTTTATCGGCCTCGGTTACATCCATAACGGCCTGAAACAGCTCTCCTCCAGCAAACCAATGCGTGTTCCCGCCGATGCCTCTGGGATGAAATTCCGTATCATGGCCTCCGATGTCCTTGCAGCACAGTTCAATGCCATGAAGGCCGTTCCCTTGAAAAAACCCTTTTCCGAGGTGTTCATCCTCCTGCAGACCAAGGCCATAGATGGTCAGGAGAATACCTGGTCCAATATCTACTCCCAGAAATACTATGAGGTGCAACCGTATATCACCGAGTCCAACCACGGTCTGCTCGACTATATGGTCGTCACCACCGCCGAGTTCTGGAACGATCTTCCTGAAGATATCCGCACCCAGTTGAAGCAACTCCTTGACGAGGCCGTCGCCTACGGCAACAAGGCAGCCTTGGACAAGGCCATCGAAGACAAGCAGAAGGTCATCGACTCCAAACGGACTCAGATCATCGAGCTCACCCCGGAAGAGCGCGCCCAATGGGTTGAGGTCATGAAACCGGTTTGGAAGAAATTCGAGAAGGAAATCGGTAAGGAACTGATCGATGCCGCTTATCAAGCCAACCAGGCCAAATAAGTGACCGTAATCCTCGTTGACAAAGGCAGCCCCTACCGGCTGCCTTTACCGTTCAATCTTTAAAGGGGAAACTCATGTTTCTGCGAGTGCTCAACAGGGTGGAGGAGGCGATTATCTGCCTCTTGCTGGTGACGACAACCGGACTGGTGTTCATGGACGTCGTCATGCGATTTGGTTTCAATAGCGGGTTTATCTGGTCCCAGGAATTGACCCTCCATATGTCGGCCTGGTTTGTGCTTTTCGGCTGTTCCTATGGTGTCAAGCAGGGGTCGCATATTGGGGTGGACGCCTTTGTCAACCTGTTCCCGCCGATTGGAAGACGCATTCTGACGACCCTTGGTTGCCTGCTGGCCTTGGCC
Coding sequences within it:
- a CDS encoding CoA ester lyase, with translation MKPRRSNLSVPGHLTKMHGKANQSNADVIMLDLEDSVPVGEKSSARTQVIDSLLGFDWSEKTVTVRINSLDTPFAYRDLLEVAENAGHVIDAIVIPKVNSAGDIYFADRLLAGIEMEKMYERQVGIEASIETAEGLRNASKITHASDRVLSLVFGIADYSASIGARLVSISGHGEKEEELYPGHRWHFTLSNMVMHAKSYGRMAIDAPFGNFKDLVGLRRSAIMACALGCDGKWAIHPSQIDVINEVFTPSADDIALASKVIEADLLAKSEGRGAIAVEGRMVDQATVRLAKKLWEQAKFMGLVQ
- a CDS encoding GGDEF domain-containing protein — protein: MSANTAASEAALSAILDSKNLPTLPIIASKLLVLTAQEETTLNDIAELISKDMGLSTKILRVANSSFYSFPQQIASINQAVSILGLNAVRSLVLSFSFLSLGNKAKKSHFDFEQFWERSLVEAAGTKLILEQVPNADTEEAFTCGLLQNIGQLIFATTLPKEYDQILDRLKENESQDKGQDKTDQNQLELELIGITHAEIGYEVAKVWGLPESLLLPIQYHHQPKSYPGGNQKFKHSIRAAYLAGLLAKVFYSDTPEVYHKQFRNEAKELLQLKVLGVNTVLKMIDQSIDQSAKFFGIKINPVKSVAEILQEANLRLSLINLSYEEMNRELIKSKMELEKLTEELAQKNRLLENLANLDGLTEINNHRYFQNFLDSEINRAIRNDRCLSLLLADIDHFKRFNDTYGHQTGDFILKEFSRITKEVIREYDLIARYGGEEFVFVLPETEGEEAFAVAEKIRKAVENHDFDDGCNSYHVTISVGVACAHPAQGEFNKNEFINAADEALYEAKNGGRNRVANYSSKKKKKWFGF
- a CDS encoding KamA family radical SAM protein, which translates into the protein MHRTEQTTLYNNPEQGGSQSAIESLCRRFSLDRNMVEQVAQTYPVRISPYYQRLIEEPGDPIWRQAIPAPLELIDPQGLEDPLDEENLSPVPNLVHKYPDRALFLISSECPVYCRFCTRKRKVGRTEMRITEQTIAAGLDYLRQTPAISDVLLSGGDPFMLSDRRLEDILTRLRQITSVKTIRIGTRVPCTLPSRITADLARMLSRFHPLFINTHFNHPRELTPEAAQACGFLADAGIPLGCQTVLLRGVNDSAQILAELFRGLLAMRVKPYYLFQIDQTRGTSHFRTTIDAGIAIMEQLIGHISGMAIPTYALDAPGGGGKIPLAPKYITSCGESLEFTTYKGYPCSYPNRVWDGS
- a CDS encoding ATP-binding protein, coding for MRRFLLLIPTFIFCLVLSLGAGGILAYRSGLEALAKDGATQMELYISYLRGVLEKYEGLPELLATNKQLVNFLQNPGSRERINALNMYLETINNISDAADTYLMNRDGLTIAASNWNTPKPFVGRNFSYRPYFKQAMEGKLGRYFALGTTSSERGYYFAYPVRYEGSILGAVVIKINIDSIEENWSDQNANFLVVDPDGIIFITTREQWRFKTMRPLDPQVLQRLAETRRYPNASLEPIKLVEEQKVAQGKLIKLMLEDEGKVKTFLQQEAAMPQAGWQVYTLSEFKPVETRVILTLMSIVGVGGLAALTMLLYWQHQQQVAERQLFVENNRRMLEEANEKLEIRVNERTAALTSSNEQLRQEIQERQKTEEELRKTRRELIHAAKLAALGQMSTVITHELNQPLAAIRTYTDNAVQFLAKGRADNVEWNLEQIKELTERMGQLAMQLKIFARKSSGKLNVVPLHGVVDGAMEVMAPIISKSGVKLTINMPPDLEGVRANAVLLQQVLVNLLANSLQAVADQETKEIRIDVSREEDKVLLGVEDNGPGIDPAMARRIFEPFFTTKDPGKGLGLGLTISARIMEDMGGRIRVVHTGYGACFEITLNTQ
- a CDS encoding sigma-54 dependent transcriptional regulator; translation: MNPLNKVLFIDDEMHIRQANRQTLELADFEVTCLESAEEALAVLRETWPGVVVCDIRLPGMSGTDLQRKLHEQDSDLPVILITGHGDVSTAVQAMRDGAYDFLEKPYSSERLVKTVSKALEKRMLTLENRALRTELEAYSAPGPRFIGITPATQTLRATIGQIADTDADVLLVGETGTGKELVARLLHEHSRRRNQNFVAINCGAVAENMIESELFGHEAGAFTDARSTRIGKFEHADGGTLLLDEIESMPMQVQVHLLRVLQERAVERMGSNRLIPLDLRVVAAAKVDLKEAARQGTFREDLYYRLNVVCLEIPPLRERREDIPLIFHHYLLVASHRYQKEVPMPKQAQVNLLMAYDWPGNVRELRNLAERYVLLGAQFNWSLERMMSGGGAKQITSLPDQVDAFERAILEQALASHKGCIRDVMASLSIPRKTLYDKLRKYELDKNDFK
- a CDS encoding TRAP transporter substrate-binding protein, whose product is MFKKVSKALLATAVTMALVAGSAVAGPIVIKFSHVVAENTPKGLAANKFRDLVKEKMGDKVVVEVYPSSQLFDDDKVLEAMMLGDVQMAAPALSKFDRYTKKLQIFDLPFLFQDMEAVNRFQQGEDGQKLLNSMSKKGFIGLGYIHNGLKQLSSSKPMRVPADASGMKFRIMASDVLAAQFNAMKAVPLKKPFSEVFILLQTKAIDGQENTWSNIYSQKYYEVQPYITESNHGLLDYMVVTTAEFWNDLPEDIRTQLKQLLDEAVAYGNKAALDKAIEDKQKVIDSKRTQIIELTPEERAQWVEVMKPVWKKFEKEIGKELIDAAYQANQAK
- a CDS encoding TRAP transporter small permease codes for the protein MFLRVLNRVEEAIICLLLVTTTGLVFMDVVMRFGFNSGFIWSQELTLHMSAWFVLFGCSYGVKQGSHIGVDAFVNLFPPIGRRILTTLGCLLALAYCGLIIYGGYIYLSKVKKIGIELEDIPVATWIARSILIIGFVFLTIRILILLWNVLRGEVDAFRHADEAKESMEIVEELKNGGSKA